In Terriglobales bacterium, a genomic segment contains:
- a CDS encoding UBP-type zinc finger domain-containing protein, with protein MDITLHYLAPVGPRQLRAMDSVREVYGIRRLSLNEIRHSILVGMTRLACTPKMCGRCFEVQAWIRTMSLKQFLMLVEVCAHIEGINEIKLPDVRVCELCVQTGSPWVLLRTCQECGVTLCCDSSPNRYATKHAHASGHPVIASAEPGERWLYCYPNDAFAQY; from the coding sequence ATGGACATTACGCTTCACTATTTGGCGCCTGTGGGCCCACGGCAGCTGCGGGCTATGGACAGCGTCCGGGAAGTGTACGGTATTCGCCGATTGAGCCTGAATGAAATCAGGCACTCGATTTTGGTGGGTATGACGCGTCTCGCTTGCACCCCGAAGATGTGCGGGCGCTGCTTCGAAGTGCAGGCTTGGATACGGACGATGTCGCTGAAGCAGTTTTTGATGCTAGTTGAAGTGTGTGCTCATATCGAAGGAATCAACGAGATCAAACTGCCCGACGTTCGGGTCTGCGAGCTGTGCGTGCAGACCGGATCGCCATGGGTGCTCCTGCGAACTTGCCAGGAGTGTGGCGTCACACTTTGTTGTGATTCCTCGCCCAACCGCTACGCGACCAAACATGCTCATGCGAGCGGACATCCGGTCATTGCCTCCGCCGAACCGGGGGAGCGTTGGCTCTATTGCTACCCGAATGACGCGTTTGCACAGTACTAG
- the dnaK gene encoding molecular chaperone DnaK, with amino-acid sequence MGKTIGIDLGTTNSVVAVMEGGEPNVIANEEGGRTTPSVVAFTKTGERLVGQVAKRQAITNPENTIFSIKRFMGRRYDEVKEELKMVPYKVEPEGDHVVIVAQGKKYTPQQISAMILQKLKKAAEDYLGQPIQDAVITVPAYFNDAQRQATKDAGKIAGLEVKRIINEPTAAALAYGLDKKKDETIAVYDFGGGTFDISILRVGEGLIEVEATNGDTHLGGDNLDQRIVDWLIDEFKKSEGLDLRGRGNEMALQRLRDAAERAKIELSTTMETEINLPFITADASGPKHLVKKLTRAKLEAMVEELIQRSVPPSKQCMKDAGVDASKIDEVVLVGGQTRMPRIQQLVKELFGKEGNKGVNPDEVVAVGAAIQGGVLGGEVKDLLLLDVTPLTLSIETQGGVATPMIPRNTTIPTRKTETFSTAADSQTAVDVHVLQGERPMANQNRTLGKFQLTGIPPAPRGVPQIEVTFDIDANGILNATAKDLATGKDQTIKITSSSGLSKEEVEGMTKEAEAHSAEDKSRREQIESKNQLDSLVYSVDKMLRENGDKISGSERGDVENAIADAKKALESNDKASMDNARERLTQASHKLAEQMYRSTSTQSRGSSGDGGASGTGAASSSGGQSKKDEGVVDAEYVDVDTNR; translated from the coding sequence GTGGGCAAAACGATTGGCATTGATCTTGGTACTACGAATTCGGTGGTGGCAGTCATGGAGGGCGGTGAACCCAATGTCATTGCCAATGAGGAAGGTGGGCGCACGACTCCGTCGGTCGTGGCTTTCACAAAAACTGGCGAGAGGCTGGTAGGGCAAGTGGCCAAGCGCCAGGCGATCACGAATCCTGAGAACACGATCTTCTCGATCAAGCGTTTCATGGGACGGCGCTATGACGAAGTGAAAGAAGAGCTGAAGATGGTGCCGTACAAGGTTGAGCCCGAGGGCGACCACGTGGTGATCGTGGCCCAGGGCAAGAAGTACACGCCACAGCAGATCTCGGCCATGATTCTGCAGAAGTTGAAGAAAGCGGCCGAGGATTATTTGGGACAGCCGATCCAGGATGCGGTGATCACGGTTCCGGCGTATTTCAACGACGCACAACGCCAAGCCACCAAAGATGCCGGGAAGATCGCTGGGCTCGAGGTAAAACGTATCATCAATGAGCCGACGGCAGCGGCCCTAGCTTATGGTCTGGACAAGAAAAAGGATGAGACGATCGCGGTCTACGATTTTGGCGGCGGAACATTTGATATTTCGATCCTGCGAGTTGGAGAAGGCTTGATCGAAGTTGAGGCTACGAACGGCGATACGCACCTGGGTGGTGACAACCTGGACCAGCGCATCGTCGACTGGCTGATCGACGAGTTCAAGAAGAGCGAAGGTCTCGATCTGCGTGGCAGAGGCAACGAGATGGCGCTGCAGCGTCTTCGTGATGCGGCGGAACGGGCCAAGATCGAACTTTCCACCACGATGGAGACGGAGATCAATCTGCCATTCATTACTGCGGATGCGAGCGGACCGAAGCATCTCGTAAAGAAACTCACGCGGGCGAAACTGGAGGCCATGGTTGAAGAACTCATCCAGCGCTCCGTGCCGCCAAGCAAGCAATGCATGAAGGACGCGGGCGTAGATGCCAGCAAGATCGATGAAGTAGTGCTGGTTGGCGGACAGACTCGCATGCCGCGTATTCAGCAATTGGTCAAGGAGCTCTTCGGGAAAGAAGGCAACAAGGGAGTGAACCCGGATGAAGTAGTCGCAGTGGGCGCCGCGATCCAAGGCGGCGTGCTAGGCGGCGAGGTAAAAGATTTGCTGCTGCTGGATGTGACCCCGCTGACGCTCTCGATCGAAACACAGGGCGGTGTGGCGACGCCCATGATTCCGCGGAACACGACCATTCCGACCCGCAAGACTGAGACGTTCTCGACTGCAGCCGACAGCCAAACTGCGGTTGATGTTCACGTGCTGCAGGGGGAGCGGCCGATGGCGAACCAGAACCGCACATTGGGCAAGTTCCAGCTTACTGGCATTCCTCCGGCACCACGGGGCGTTCCGCAGATCGAAGTTACGTTCGACATCGATGCCAACGGCATCCTGAACGCGACCGCGAAAGACCTGGCGACGGGAAAGGATCAGACCATCAAAATTACATCGTCTTCCGGCCTATCGAAAGAAGAAGTCGAGGGCATGACCAAGGAGGCAGAGGCACACTCGGCCGAGGACAAGTCGCGGCGTGAGCAGATCGAATCGAAGAACCAGCTGGATTCATTGGTCTACAGCGTCGACAAAATGCTGCGAGAAAATGGCGACAAGATCTCTGGTTCGGAACGCGGCGATGTCGAGAACGCGATTGCCGATGCGAAGAAGGCCTTGGAGTCGAATGACAAGGCGAGCATGGACAATGCTCGCGAGCGTCTGACGCAGGCTTCGCACAAACTGGCGGAACAAATGTACCGGTCTACGTCCACGCAGTCACGAGGATCGTCGGGAGATGGAGGCGCGTCGGGTACGGGCGCGGCTTCGTCATCGGGCGGGCAAAGCAAGAAGGATGAAGGTGTGGTCGATGCGGAATATGTAGATGTGGATACGAATCGCTAA